The nucleotide window TTTTGACTGTCACTTTGACAACAGCCGGGCGTGTGCCGAAAAGTCCGAAAATCCCCTTTTTGCCTTCATCAATTACATCAATTTCTGTGCGGTCTTTGGTTGTCTTTAATTGAGCTAAAGCGGATTCTACTGCTTCGTCGACATTTTGTCCTGTAGCAGTTACCTGTTTCACTTTTTTGCTCCTCCCGCATTGCCGGCAGCCTTTGCTTTTTTAAGATCCGGCCCTTTAATAAAGTACGTTTGACCAATCATGAATAAGTTACCTACTACCCAGTACAGTGAAAGTGCTGCTGGGAAGTTGATCGCGAATACAACGATCATGATTGGCATCAGCCAAAGCATCATCGCCATTTGCGGATTGCCTTCCTGGCCAGCCATCATCATTTTTTGCTGAATGAAAGTAGTGATACCTGCAACAATCGGCAGAATATAAAACGGATCCGGTGCACCAAGATCGAACCATAAGAAGTTATGCTCGGCAATTTCCCTGGTTCTTGAAATCGCGTGGTAGAAACCAATCAAGATTGGCATCTGGACAATCAGCGGGAAACAGCCTGCAAGCGGATTGACACCATGCTGCTGGAAAAGTGCCATCGTTTCCTGCTGAAGCTTTTGCTGTGTCTTTTGATCCTTTGAGCTGTATTTTTCCTTCAGCTTCTGCATTTCCGGCTGCAATGCCTGCATCGCTTTCGAGCTTTTCGTTTGCTTGATCATAAGCGGCAGGATCGCAAAACGGATCAGCAAAGTAACAGCAATAATCGATAGTCCGAAGTTTCCACCGAGCCATTCGGCCATCTTGATGATTAACAGGGATAAGGGATAGACAATATATTCGTTCCAGAAACCCTTACTCTCTGGAGTGATCGGCTGGTTATACTCTGTACAGCCTGTCAGCAATGACACCACTAACACCAAGCCCAATATCAATAATATTCTTTTTTTCAAGCTTCATTTCCTCCTAACTTCCCGATACGTTCATTTATTTTCAAAAGTTTGTCCCAAATTTTATGTACATTTCCCTTTGGCTGCATAATGCAATCAAAAGTATTTTAACATCTTTTATAGGGAAGCGCTTTTAAAAAATGCAATTCGGCAAATATTTTTGCCTCAATCATTATCTCCAGTTTTCGGCTTCTTCAAAACTTTTCCGACCTTCATAACATGCTCAAGGCTTTTCTTAACCTCATGCATGTCCATTTCGGCAGTCGGCTTCCGGGCAATAATGATATAATCGTTGCCGTTGTGAACCCGGTCCTGCAATTCATGGAAAGATTGCCGGATATAACGTTTTATCTGATTTCGCATGACGGCATTGCCGATTTTTTTGCTGACTGATAGTCCGATGCGGAAATTCTCCTGCTCCGGTTTTTTCAAAATATAGACGACAAATTGCCGGTTAGCGACAGATCTTCCTTTTTTAAAAGCCTCTTGGAATTCTTTATTTTTTTTCACTCTGTAATCTTTTTTCATCTATAACACCTTCAATTCTCTATGGATCCTGT belongs to Mesobacillus sp. AQ2 and includes:
- the rnpA gene encoding ribonuclease P protein component, which codes for MKKDYRVKKNKEFQEAFKKGRSVANRQFVVYILKKPEQENFRIGLSVSKKIGNAVMRNQIKRYIRQSFHELQDRVHNGNDYIIIARKPTAEMDMHEVKKSLEHVMKVGKVLKKPKTGDND
- the spoIIIJ gene encoding YidC family membrane integrase SpoIIIJ, whose protein sequence is MKKRILLILGLVLVVSLLTGCTEYNQPITPESKGFWNEYIVYPLSLLIIKMAEWLGGNFGLSIIAVTLLIRFAILPLMIKQTKSSKAMQALQPEMQKLKEKYSSKDQKTQQKLQQETMALFQQHGVNPLAGCFPLIVQMPILIGFYHAISRTREIAEHNFLWFDLGAPDPFYILPIVAGITTFIQQKMMMAGQEGNPQMAMMLWLMPIMIVVFAINFPAALSLYWVVGNLFMIGQTYFIKGPDLKKAKAAGNAGGAKK